One Xiphophorus maculatus strain JP 163 A chromosome 10, X_maculatus-5.0-male, whole genome shotgun sequence genomic region harbors:
- the LOC102228992 gene encoding arginase-1-like, with protein MYFIRFVPVETFVLVRAVKPLESPPAPVTSHRVYERLAGFRSHHPSVGMKGARTLQQLSLTVKRSLHHHPPPPPLQHSVGIIGAPFSKGQPKDGVECAPNKLRAAGLLERLQQQGCAVKDYGNLTFENVALDEPVKGSKSVRTVGSANQRLSEAVKALKRDGHTAVMLGGDHSLAIGSIHGHTAAVGPVSVVWVDAHADIHTPLTSNTGNIHGQPMSYLLYELQSKVPPLPNFSWMKPCLSSRDLVYIGLRDVDPEEHYIMKLLAVKAFSMTQVDQLGVAKVMEETCDYLWDRSKKPIHLSYDIDAIDPSVTPATGTPAVGGLTYREGIYITEYLCQTGLLSAVDMVEVNPLRGRTEDDVHSTVSTAVDLLLGCFGRRREGNHLPDYSLPEP; from the exons ATGTACTTTATACGCTTTGTACCTGTGGAAACTTTCGTCCTT GTCAGAGCGGTCAAGCCCCTGGAGTCTCCTCCTGCCCCTGTGACGTCACACAGAGTTTATGAGCGGCTCGCGGGCTTCCGCAGCCACCATCCGTCTGTCGGCATGAAAGGCGCGCGCACCCTGCAGCAGCTCTCGCTAACCGTGAAGCGGAgccttcatcatcatcctcctcctcctcctctgcagcaCTCCGTGGGAATAATCGGAGCACCTTTCTCCAAGGGCCAG CCCAAGGATGGAGTGGAGTGCGCACCGAACAAGTTACGAGCAGCGGGACTCCTGGAGCGGCTACAGCAACAGG GCTGTGCCGTGAAGGATTACGGGAACCTGACGTTTGAGAACGTCGCACTTGACGAGCCGGTCAAAGGGTCAAAAAGTGTCCGGACGGTGGGAAGCGCCAACCAGAGGCTGTCGGAGGCGGTGAAGGCATTGAAGAGGGATGGGCACACCGCCGTGATGCTTGGAGGAGACCACAG TCTCGCCATTGGCTCCATCCACGGTCACACCGCAGCCGTCGGCCCAGTAAGCGTTGTTTGGGTGGACGCTCACGCCGACATCCACACGCCGCTGACCTCAAACACAGGAAACATTCATGGGCAGCCCATGTCGTACCTCCTATACGAGTTGCAGTCGAAG GTCCCCCCGTTACCAAACTTTTCCTGGATGAAGCCCTGTCTGTCGTCCCGGGATCTCGTCTACATCGGCCTGAGAGACGTGGATCCGGAGGAGCA CTACATCATGAAGTTGCTGGCGGTGAAGGCGTTCTCCATGACACAGGTGGATCAGCTGGGCGTGGCTAAAGTTATGGAGGAGACGTGCGATTACCTGTGGGACAG ATCTAAGAAACCGATCCACCTGAGCTACGACATTGACGCCATCGACCCCTCCGTTACCCCAGCAACAGGAACACCTGCGGTAGGAGGGCTCACCTACAGAGAGGGGATTTACATCACAGAGTACCTCTGTCAGACAG GTCTGCTCTCGGCTGTGGACATGGTGGAGGTGAACCCTCTGAGGGGACGAACAGAGGACGACGTCCACTCTACCGTCAGCACGGCGGTCGACCTGCTGCTCGGATGTTTCGGACGTCGCCGGGAAGGAAACCATCTACCGGATTATTCCCTGCCAGAGCCGTAA
- the heatr1 gene encoding HEAT repeat-containing protein 1 → MTSLALQLKRLALPQSDPNLLSRKEVASLLFDPKDAATMDRSTFYALGCTGLEELLGIEPAFLEFHDTLFSPASMTLERGVQSKEVNEKLDAGISLFLTRLCPYFLLKPAHKCIEWLVHRFHVQLYNPDSLLACALPYHDTNLFVRVVQLLNLKEATNRWNWLRCLQKPGVPLSRGTLITHCYSDLSFMDFICTLVTRSIQAYSGHSGSFSQLRVIFSFYACTIVPALDAVDKISDAIIAKLLPYVQMGLKSSLSDYKAATYMIVCQLAVKVVMEASLVDSLAVHVSKSLRKEPVLAKEGLGCLIVLLQNQKEGSVGPRALKSLCSMPALVSTLQVMAASHDVGPLLGYMLPQLVRGLFCSDEKGADRLSMVKSILKSVPLTKDLDRTVARLLLEEYLNQTERSAEDMSSLDQRLLPVVRLFESRYCRALDAVLAGHVTDSDDQQQKRLFHQFLTLSMSSGKFQILDDLDTSLLLSLKHPQPSVRVAAVDHLMSIVTSEQRQSLDETFLRDAVAERLNDDVPEVVTAALGVLQLLLDVLDPEDVVSWLLSLLQRVHPPAQQWMPVLTEAVRLLSDPRLGKGDAEFLQKTGWKLLPFLVITSSEVGIAHSIARSSIFNQHPLTLSWAQELQNVTKKSTQPDFVGMANQRLVATLTKNLTSMEHFSKRDALEKLVLLVEQQRGAGLSGRASFLVLTQTLLLSLGDLSATQHLLTAQRVYTLLEPPLLDVIRSDDAREIGCPIPVPPTFSEALGVYLSRCEQQPGQRLDREFGSVLIALLRDFISSLRCHDTSFKGEAWWNPEKMDANTCCYLGLICRLFSIIIGGASEGPVVGSCRVLMKQLVQVHLQEPAILFRFLCLIWGYSSNHGDQLDVKVGAMLQTRALHMGRVLMEVQPAATLNELAALDSPVVLSLVCCLSSPVQEVRRAALCTLQSLSGASSSPFHPIIERLQKTSEEIITDASYLSTVLGVLHDESSSGKAKSQQGKLQDTLQQLLNSRCPAYTATTLLEALSSVNGKSLLSALLPVLEPLLAQTGPDTPSLLQSETQLLRLVLGKFNEASASLLAEDENCMDLFVRALKMDSCQIFALEQITKPFFSALGDEKAQQKLLSVMFDLLAEGRSALVANTVGSVFKAIAIDAQLVANELAPPDKPKVSVTVQQTRRSRMSQRKPQESDSVCPEGGAVLWQRVTLILELLQHKKKLKRAQVLVPALFSLLSRSLEPSAADQTNMEYTKQMLLSCLLNVCTRLSADGGPPAADILDEEKFSVELVVQVIRSSDMPQTHHHALLLLGATAAIFPEKVLHNIMPIFTFMGANILRLDDAYSFRVIEKTMQTVVPALVRAHRLSDGSSAPVMVAVVTRIMHVFADALPHVPEHRRLPVLGQLLTALGPAHFLWILMLLLLKLHATQSSGAGDKDAALESDMDFWISLCCQFEANQQLSSLINILNFVLQLPDDKDEATAKPAVRRRAAKKKEDEPEEKTEDLIFSVETHSGKELRHFKFLCVSFMAQLLGSSRFIQKVSEESDNSKDSLQQLQQTLLEKILRYIHSVARCVEDNADQPTAKFWRVLLNKAYEVLDKVNALLPTDTFITVMKGLMGNELPSVRRKAMELLNNKLHHRTQWDEQQVASLLQLTSDLLSIVGKSPGKSSEEAEQAINRQTALYSLKLLCRTFGSAHQNVFVPVLLQAVDIVTATAEDRNVTGSALLCIAEVVGALKTLAIAQLPRLMPAVLHALSNRKELLTNEIYLLSAVTALQRVTETLVHFISPYLQDIMFQVCRLTRLTESSSSSTSSSSSSSPHSQLCLRLSSLRNTLAANLPPRVLLPTISKCYSCMVEDRKGQLAALMSILQEHIGHMEREQLSAHQSELTTFFLTSLDFRAEHCQGDLEKAWQVEGGVIDCLIAMVMKLSEVTFRPLFFKLFDWTKSDSKDRLLTFYRLCNRIAERLKGLFVLFAGNLVKPLADVLRQTNSAKTDELIFDSDRSEEKNCLLLRSVLDVLQKISLYDTQKFLSRERADALLGPLVDQLENSLGGPQVYQDRVVQHLVPCVGQFAVALADDSQWKTLNYQILLKTRHSDSKVRFSSLLMLMELASRLKENYVVLLPETIPFLAELMEDECEEVEQQVQKVIQEMENILGEPLQSYF, encoded by the exons ATGACGTCCTTGGCTCTCCAGCTGAAGAGGCTCGCGCTGCCACAGAGCGATCCCAACCTGCTGAGTCGTAAAGAAGTCGCCTCGCTGCTCTTTGACCCCAAAGATGCTGCCACCATGGACAGGAGCACCTTCTACGCCCTCG GCTGCACGgggctggaggagctgctgggaATCGAGCCAGCTTTCCTGGAGTTCCATGACACCCTGTTCAGCCCCGCCTCCATGACGCTGGAGCGCGGCGTCCAGTCCAAAGAGGTCAACGAGAAGCTGGACGCCGGAATCTCGCTCTTCCTCACGCGGCTCTGCCCGTACTTCCTGCTGAAGCCAGCTCACAAGTGCATTGAGTGGCTGGTTCACCG CTTCCACGTCCAGCTGTATAACCCCGACAGCCTGCTGGCCTGCGCGCTGCCGTACCACGACACCAACCTGTTCGTCCGAGTCGTGCAGCTGCTGAATCTCAAAGAAGCCACCAACCGCTGGAACTGGCTGCGGTGCTTACAG AAACCGGGCGTGCCGCTCTCTAGAGGGACTCTGATCACACACTGCTACTCAGACCTGAGCTTCATGGACTTCATCTGCACCCTGGTGACGCGGTCCATCCAG GCTTACTCTGGACACTCTGGAAGCTTCTCTCAGCTCCGAGTCATCTTCTCTTTCTACGCCTGCACCATCGTCCCCGCTCTGGATGCTGTGGACAAAATTTCTGACGCCATCATCGCCAAACTGCTACCATATGTCCAGATG GGTCTCAAGTCGTCCCTGTCGGACTACAAAGCCGCCACCTACATGATCGTGTGCCAGCTGGCCGTGAAGGTGGTGATGGAGGCCAGTCTGGTCGACAGCCTCGCCGTGCACGTCAGCAAGTCTCTGCGCAAAGAGCCCGTTCTGGCCAAAGAGGGTCTGGGCTGCCTCATCGTACTgctgcagaaccagaaggaGGGCTCGGTCGGTCCCAG GGCGCTCAAGAGTCTGTGCTCGATGCCAGCACTGGTTTCCACGCTGCAGGTCATGGCGGCGAGCCACGATGTCGGTCCCCTGCTGGGGTACATGCTGCCTCAACTGGTCCGCGGTTTGTTCTGCTCAG ATGAGAAAGGGGCAGACAGACTCAGCATGGTGAAGTCCATCCTGAAGTCTGTCCCGCTGACCAAAGACTTGGACCGAACCGTGGCTCG tctCCTCCTGGAAGAGTATCTGAATCAAACCGAGCGCTCTGCTGAGGACATGTCGTCCCTCGACCAGCGCCTGCTGCCTGTCGTTCGACTGTTTGAGTCCAGGTACTGCCGAGCGCTGGACGCAGTCCTCGCTGGTCATGTGACCGACAGCGACGACCAGCAGCAGAAACGTCTCTTCCACCAGTTCCTGACTCTGTCCATGAGCAGTGGCAAATTCCag ATTTTGGACGACTTGGACACGTCGCTGCTCCTCAGCCTTAAACACCCGCAGCCTTCGGTCCGAGTGGCAGCCGTGGATCATCTGATGAGCATCGTCACGTCTGAGCAG CGGCAGAGCTTGGATGAAACGTTCCTGAGAGACGCCGTCGCGGAGCGCCTGAACGACGACGTTCCAGAAGTGGTCACTGCCGCTCTCGGGGTCCTGCAG ctgcTGCTGGATGTTTTGGACCCAGAGGATGTGGTGTCATGGCTTTTGTCCCTGCTGCAAAGAGTTCATCCACCAGCTCAGCAGTG GATGCCCGTACTGACGGAGGCGGTGCGTTTGCTGTCGGACCCCCGGCTGGGAAAGGGGGACGCTGAGTTTCTGCAGAAAACGGGCTGGAAGCTGCTGCCCTTCCTGGTGATCACCTCGTCTGAGGTGGGAATCGCCCACTCCATCGCCCGGTCCTCCATCTTCAACCAGCACCCTCTCACTCTGAGCTGGGCTCAAG AGCTCCAGAATGTGACGAAGAAGAGCACTCAGCCCGACTTCGTAGGCATGGCCAACCAGCGTCTGGTCGCCACGCTCACCAAGAACCTGACCAGCATGGAGCACTTCTCCAAACGGGACGCC CTGGAGAAACTGGTCCTGCTGGTGGAGCAGCAGCGGGGCGCCGGGCTCAGCGGGAGGGCGTCCTTCTTGGTTCTGACCCAGACCCTGCTGCTCAGCCTGGGGGATCTGAGCGCGACGCAGCACCTGCTCACCGCCCAGAGGGTCTACACGCTGCTGGAGCCCCCCCTGCTGGACGTGATCCGAAGCGACGACGCCCGG gAAATCGGGTGTCCCATCCCGGTGCCGCCCACCTTCTCCGAAGCCCTGGGCGTCTACCTGAGCCGATGCGAGCAGCAGCCGGGGCAGCGTCTGGATCGGGAGTTCGGCTCGGTTCTGATCGCTCTGCTCAGGGACTTTATCTCCTCGCTCAGGTGTCATGACACCTCGTttaaag GTGAGGCCTGGTGGAATCCGGAGAAGATGGACGCCAACACCTGCTGCTACCTGGGCCTGATTTGCCGCCTCTTCAGCATCATCATCGGTGGCGCCTCTGAGGGCCCGGTCGTTGGGAGCTGCAGGGTTCTGATGAAGCAGCTCGTCCAG GTTCATCTCCAGGAGCCCGCCATACTCTTCAGGTTCCTGTGCCTCATCTGGGGATACAGCAGTAACCACGGAGACCAGCTGGACGTGAAGGTGGGCGCCATGCTGCAGACCAGAGCGCTGCACATGGGCCGGGTTCTGATGGAGGTCCAGCCGGCCGCCACGCTGAACGAGCTGGCAGCTCTGGACTCACCAG TGGTCCTGTCCTTGGTATGCTGTCTCAGCTCTCCGGTTCAGGAAGTCCGGAGGGCCGCCCTCTGCACCTTGCAGAGCCTATCGGGAGCCAGCAGCTCCCCCTTCCACCCAATCATAGAGAGGCTGCAGAAAACCTCAGAGGAGATCATCACTGACGCATCGTATCTGAGCACG GTTCTCGGCGTTCTTCATGATGAGTCTTCGTCTGGCAAAGCAAAGTCGCAACAGGGGAAGCTACAGGAcaccctgcagcagctgctgaactCCCGCTGCCCGGCGTACACCGCCACCACCCTGCTGGAGGCCCTGAGCTCCGTCAACGGAAAG TCCCTCCTCTCCGCCCTGCTTCCGGTTCTGGAGCCCCTCCTGGCACAGACCGGACCCGACACGCCGTCCCTGTTGCAGTCCGAAACCCAGCTTCTTCGGCTCGTGCTGGGGAAGTTCAATGAGGCGTCGGCGTCCCTGCTGGCAGAGGACGAGAACTGCATGGATTTGTTCGTTAGAGCTCTGAAGATGGACAGCTGTCAGATCTTCGCTCTGGAACAG ATCACAAAGCCGTTCTTCTCGGCCCTCGGAGACGAGAAGGCGCAGCAGAAGCTCCTGTCGGTGATGTTCGACCTGCTGGCGGAGGGCCGCAGTGCGTTGGTGGCCAACACGGTCGGCAGCGTCTTCAAAGCG ATCGCCATCGATGCTCAGCTGGTCGCCAACGAGCTCGCTCCTCCAGACAAACCAAAAGTCAGCGTCACGGTCCAACAAACCCGCAGGAGCAGAATGTCTCAGAG GAAACCTCAGGAGAGTGACAGTGTGTGTCCAGAGGGAGGTGCTGTGTTGTGGCAGAGAGTCACACTGAttctggagctgctgcagcacaagaAGAAGCTGAAGAGAGCCCAGGTGTTGGTGCCTGCTCTCTTCTCTCTTCTGTCCAG GAGCCTGGAGCCGAGTGCAGCCGATCAGACAAACATGGAGTACACCAAGCAGATGCTCCTCAGCTGCCTGCTAAACGTCTGCACCAGGCTGTCGGCCGACGGAGGCCCTCCGGCTGCAG ACATCCTGGACGAAGAGAAATTCAGCGTGGAGCTGGTGGTCCAGGTCATCAGGTCGTCCGACATGCCCCAGACTCACCACCacgcgctgctgctgctgggcgCCACCGCTGCCATCTTCCCC GAGAAAGTCCTCCACAACATCATGCCCATCTTTACCTTCATGGGAGCCAACATCCTGCGGCTGGACGACGCCTACAGCTTCAGAGTGATCGAGAAGACGATGCAGACGGTCGTCCCGGCTTTGGTCCGG GCCCACCGCCTCTCGGACGGCTCGTCCGCCCCCGTCATGGTCGCCGTGGTGACGAGGATCATGCACGTGTTCGCCGACGCGCTGCCTCACGTGCCCGAGCACCGCCGGCTGCCGGTCCTCGGCCAGCTGTTGACAGCGCTGGGCCCCGCCCACTTCCTGTGGATcctcatgctgctgctgctgaagctgcaCGCTACTCAGAGCAGCGGCGCCGGCGACAAG GACGCAGCTCTGGAGAGCGACATGGACTTCTGGATCTCCCTGTGCTGTCAGTTCGAGGCGAACCAGCAGCTCAGCTCCCTCATCAACATCCTCAACTTTGTGCTGCAGCTGCCGGACGACAAGGACGAAG CCACAGCGAAGCCGGCGGTTCGCCGGCGAGCGGCCAAGAAGAAGGAGGACGAGCCGGAGGAAAAGACGGAGGACCTGATCTTCAGCGTGGAGACGCACAGCGGCAAAGAGCTGCGACACTTTAAGTTCCTCTGCGTGTCCTTCATGGCTCAGCTGCTCGGCTCCAGCCGCTTCATCCAGAAG GTCTCGGAGGAAAGCGACAACAGCAAAGAttctctgcagcagctgcagcagac gcTGCTGGAGAAGATCCTGCGCTACATCCACTCCGTGGCTCGCTGCGTGGAGGACAATGCCGACCAACCCACCGCCAAGTTCTGGAGAGTTCTGCTTAACAAGGCCTACGAAGTCCTGGACAAG GTGAACGCCCTGCTGCCCACAGACACCTTCATCACGGTGATGAAGGGGCTGATGGGAAATGAGTTGCCGTCGGTGCGGAGGAAGGCCATGGAGCTCCTCAACAACAAGTTGCACCACCGCACGCAGTGGGACGAGCAGCAG GTGGCGTCGCTCTTacagctgacctctgacctgctgagCATCGTCGGGAAGAGTCCTGGCAAGTCGTCCGAGGAGGCGGAGCAGGCCATCAACCGGCAGACGGCACTCTACAGCCTCAAGCTGCTCTGTCGCACTTTTGGCTCCGCCCACCAAAACGTCTTCGTCCCCGTCCTGCTGCAGGCCGTGGACATCGTCACGGCGACGGCGGAGGACAGGAACGTGACGGGCAGCGCTCTGCTCTGCATCGCCGAGGTGGTCGGCGCGCTCAAGACCCTCGCCATCGCTCAGTTACCCAG GTTGATGCCCGCCGTCCTGCACGCGCTCAGCAACAGGAAGGAGCTGCTGACCAACGAGATCTACCTGCTCAGCGCCGTCACGGCCCTGCAGCGCGTCACCGAGACGCTGGTGCACTTCATCAGCCCGTACTTACAGGACATCATGTTTCAG GTCTGCCGCTTGACCCGCCTCACAGAGAGCTCGTCCTCTTCAACGTCATCGTCGTCGTCGTCCTCGCCACATTCCCAGCTCTGCCTTCGTCTGTCGTCCCTGAGGAACACGTTGGCTGCCAACCTACCCCCCAGGGTCCTGCTGCCCACCATATCCAAGTGTTACAGCTGCATGGTGGAGGACAGGAAG GGCCAGCTGGCGGCGCTGATGAGCATCCTACAGGAGCACATCGGTCACATGGAGCGAGAGCAGCTCAGCGCCCACCAATCAGAGCTCACCACTTTCTTCCTGACTTCACTGGACTTCCGGGCCGAACACTGCCAG GGCGACCTGGAGAAGGCGTGGCAGGTCGAGGGCGGAGTCATCGACTGTCTGATCGCCATGGTGATGAAGCTGTCCGAAGTCACGTTCAGGCCGCTCTTCTTCAAG CTCTTCGATTGGACTAAATCAGACAGCAAAGACCGCCTGCTGACGTTTTACCGCCTCTGCAACCGCATCGCCGAGCGCCTCAAGGGTCTCTTCGTGCTTTTCGCGGGAAACCTGGTGAAGCCTCTGGCAGACGTGCTGAGACAGACCAACAGCGCTAAAACAG ATGAGCTCATCTTTGACTCGGATCGCTCGGAGGAGAAGAACTGCCTGCTGCTCCGGTCGGTGCTCGACGTTCTCCAGAAGATCTCCCTGTACGACACGCAGAAGTTCCTGAGCCGAGAGCGGGCCGACGCCCTGCTGGGCCCGCTGGTGGACCAG CTGGAGAACTCCCTGGGCGGGCCGCAGGTCTACCAGGACCGGGTCGTCCAGCATCTGGTTCCCTGCGTGGGTCAGTTCGCCGTTGCGCTGGCCGACGACTCTCAGTGGAAAACCCTCAACTATCAGATCCTGCTCAAGACGAGGCACAGCGACTCCAAG GTGCGCTTCTCCTCCCTCCTCATGCTGATGGAGCTGGCGTCCAGACTGAAGGAGAACTACGTGGTTCTGCTGCCCGAGACCATCCCGTTCCTGGCCGAACTCATGGAGG ATGAATGTGAGGAAGTGGAGCAGCAGGTCCAGAAGGTCATCCAGGAGATGGAGAACATTTTGGGAGAGCCACTGCAGAGCTACTTCTAA